The following are encoded in a window of Deinococcus roseus genomic DNA:
- a CDS encoding CGNR zinc finger domain-containing protein: MTEIFDFDAGHPALDFINTVRNKDGQFRDQLRDAADFQRWLQDSGLVSPADLQKLAQHPTFPAVYQQATALRDDFRRTVVGLVHSTEVPAELLQNLNALLWQHPGRRVLMGNQVPLQHTLQHDLQDPSGLLGVLAAQMANLLALDVQGRIKKCEKHTCIRHFLDTSKNKTRRWCNMARCGNQAKAQAFYQRKVQKTAD; the protein is encoded by the coding sequence ATGACCGAGATTTTTGATTTTGACGCCGGGCACCCGGCCCTGGATTTCATCAACACCGTGCGCAACAAGGACGGTCAGTTCAGAGACCAGCTGAGAGACGCTGCAGATTTTCAGCGCTGGTTGCAGGACTCCGGTCTGGTTTCACCTGCAGATCTGCAAAAGCTGGCCCAGCACCCCACTTTCCCGGCGGTGTACCAGCAGGCCACCGCCTTGCGGGATGACTTCAGGCGCACGGTGGTGGGTCTGGTGCATTCAACAGAAGTTCCTGCAGAACTGCTGCAAAACCTCAATGCCCTGCTCTGGCAGCACCCAGGTCGCAGGGTTCTGATGGGAAATCAGGTTCCCTTGCAGCACACCCTGCAACATGACTTGCAAGACCCTTCAGGCCTGCTGGGCGTGCTGGCAGCCCAGATGGCCAATCTGCTTGCTCTGGACGTGCAGGGCCGCATCAAAAAATGCGAAAAACACACCTGCATCCGGCACTTTCTGGACACCAGCAAGAACAAAACCCGCCGCTGGTGCAACATGGCCAGATGTGGCAACCAGGCCAAGGCACAGGCCTTTTACCAGCGCAAGGTGCAGAAAACGGCAGACTGA
- a CDS encoding SANT/Myb-like DNA-binding domain-containing protein: MPLTPEEEQKFLQGKNLEAILKYEGGRSLNDLPKDRFWVVQKDGTVTTGAPNSNGSYEFTFGPLEESKED, from the coding sequence ATGCCATTGACCCCGGAAGAAGAACAAAAGTTCTTACAAGGTAAAAATCTTGAAGCCATTCTCAAGTATGAAGGAGGCCGTTCACTGAATGACCTTCCCAAAGACCGCTTTTGGGTGGTTCAGAAGGACGGGACGGTGACCACCGGAGCCCCAAACTCGAATGGAAGTTACGAATTTACCTTTGGACCTCTGGAGGAGTCAAAAGAAGACTGA
- a CDS encoding ATP-binding protein encodes MPAEPEISSLSPHQPLLPEGMVSALLGQLNLGLLMFQPDGQITFINPAARTLLHLQDFAEDHLLSIHEVCQHCHNLNATCISRLLLHGIPSQEWVQGLQVHYFLLPEPAGAAQGAIALLPASTFPAVQEFQQQGALDTLFEISPDCLKYMDAQGNLLRMNENGRHLMQVDDFSALQNQPWSELWPEKTRPRVLQAMRDAQTGKIGRFQGFCPTAKNIMRCWDVVVMPILEGPRVVGLVASSRDITEQAMLEQQEREQAEAQKRFVSDAAHELRTPLAAIQGNLDVIFRYPHIEESEKKEILQDVQNSAARLSRLVHDMLQLARGRTGVKSDEEVLLHEVALSAWRDAQRISGSKHHFELGLLEPIELYGDTDRLKQLTLILLENAVKYTPKGGTIRLQLEEQGGTAQLRVQDSGIGIAPENQHHIFERFFRVDRTRVDSRDPGGSGLGLPIAKWIVEAHHGTLEVESALGQGSTFVVRLPLQECSVDP; translated from the coding sequence ATGCCTGCAGAACCAGAAATTTCCTCCCTTTCCCCACACCAACCGCTGCTTCCCGAGGGAATGGTTTCTGCCCTGCTGGGCCAGTTGAATCTGGGCCTGCTGATGTTCCAGCCTGATGGCCAGATCACTTTCATCAATCCTGCTGCCCGAACCTTGCTGCACCTGCAGGATTTCGCAGAAGACCACCTGCTCAGCATTCATGAGGTGTGCCAGCACTGCCACAACCTCAACGCCACCTGCATTTCCCGCCTGCTGCTGCACGGCATCCCCAGCCAGGAGTGGGTGCAGGGCCTGCAGGTGCATTACTTTTTGCTCCCTGAACCTGCTGGTGCCGCGCAGGGAGCGATTGCTTTGCTGCCTGCCAGCACCTTTCCTGCTGTCCAGGAATTCCAGCAACAGGGAGCACTGGACACCCTTTTCGAAATCAGCCCGGATTGCCTGAAGTACATGGATGCACAGGGGAACCTGCTGCGCATGAACGAGAACGGCAGGCACCTGATGCAGGTCGATGATTTCTCCGCCCTGCAAAACCAGCCCTGGAGCGAGTTGTGGCCAGAGAAAACCCGCCCACGGGTGCTGCAGGCCATGCGGGATGCACAGACAGGCAAGATTGGACGGTTTCAGGGATTCTGTCCCACTGCCAAAAACATCATGCGCTGCTGGGATGTGGTGGTGATGCCCATTCTGGAAGGACCCCGGGTGGTGGGGCTGGTGGCCTCCTCACGGGACATCACCGAGCAGGCCATGCTGGAACAGCAGGAACGGGAGCAGGCAGAAGCCCAGAAACGTTTTGTGAGCGACGCGGCCCACGAACTCAGAACTCCCCTGGCGGCCATTCAGGGCAACCTGGATGTGATCTTCCGTTACCCCCACATCGAGGAATCCGAAAAGAAAGAGATCTTGCAGGACGTGCAAAACAGCGCAGCCCGTCTGAGCCGTCTGGTGCACGACATGCTGCAACTGGCCCGCGGCAGGACCGGGGTCAAATCCGACGAGGAGGTGCTCCTGCACGAGGTGGCCCTCTCGGCGTGGCGGGATGCCCAGCGCATCTCGGGGAGCAAACACCATTTTGAGCTGGGTCTCCTGGAACCCATCGAACTGTATGGAGACACCGACCGTTTAAAGCAACTGACCCTGATCCTGCTGGAAAATGCCGTCAAATACACCCCAAAAGGCGGCACCATCCGTTTGCAGCTTGAAGAGCAAGGCGGCACAGCCCAATTGCGCGTGCAAGATTCTGGCATTGGCATTGCCCCGGAAAACCAGCACCACATCTTCGAGCGGTTTTTCCGGGTGGACCGCACCCGGGTGGATTCCCGCGATCCTGGAGGTTCAGGGCTGGGTTTGCCGATTGCGAAATGGATTGTGGAGGCCCACCACGGCACCCTGGAAGTGGAAAGTGCACTGGGACAGGGCAGCACCTTTGTGGTCAGGCTTCCCTTGCAGGAGTGCTCCGTTGATCCGTGA
- a CDS encoding DUF4256 domain-containing protein, whose amino-acid sequence MIPGKSRTLSPDQSAALLATLKARFEKNKKRHPDLEWDPIQAILEKNPEKLWSLNEMENTGGEPDVIGQDEKTGEYLFCDCAAESPKGRRSACYDREAWESRKEARPENNAVDLALDMGIEILTEEQYRALQQLGEFDLKTSSWVQTPAAIRKLGGALYMDRRYNTVFLYHNGASSYYAARGFRGLLRV is encoded by the coding sequence ATGATCCCTGGCAAATCCAGAACCCTGTCTCCAGACCAGAGCGCAGCCTTGCTGGCCACCCTGAAAGCCCGTTTTGAGAAAAACAAAAAGCGCCACCCAGATCTTGAATGGGACCCCATCCAGGCCATACTGGAAAAAAACCCTGAAAAGCTCTGGTCCCTGAATGAAATGGAAAACACAGGCGGAGAGCCAGATGTCATCGGGCAGGACGAAAAAACAGGGGAATACCTGTTCTGTGATTGCGCTGCAGAAAGCCCAAAAGGCCGCAGAAGCGCCTGCTATGACCGCGAAGCCTGGGAATCCCGCAAAGAAGCCAGACCCGAAAACAACGCTGTGGATCTGGCTTTAGACATGGGCATTGAAATTTTGACCGAAGAACAGTACCGGGCGCTGCAACAGCTCGGGGAATTTGATCTGAAAACCTCAAGCTGGGTGCAAACCCCTGCAGCCATCAGGAAACTCGGGGGTGCCCTGTACATGGACCGCCGTTACAACACGGTTTTCCTGTACCACAACGGTGCATCTTCATACTATGCTGCCAGAGGGTTTCGGGGGTTGTTGAGGGTTTAA
- a CDS encoding acetylxylan esterase, with the protein MALFDFPLEQLQTYLPVLNVPEDFDAFWQQTLQEAEKFPLNPRFQEVQTPLKTLQAFDVTFAGYGGQDIKGWLMVPRNAAGLLPCVVEFLGYGGGRGEPTDHLSYASAGYAHLIMDTRGQGSGWRKGDTPDPEGSGPQHPGFTTRGILHPESYYYLRVFTDGVRAVQAAQAFSGIDPDSGIDPDRIAVAGESQGGGIALAVSALSKQAKLLLSDVPFLCHFQRAIFITDNIPYVEIANYLRVHRDSMDQVLQTLSYFDGLHFACRSTVPALFSVALMDQTCPPSTVYAAHNHHAGPKDIVVYPFNRHEGGQGEQLLRRLEFLETHL; encoded by the coding sequence ATGGCACTTTTTGATTTTCCCCTGGAGCAACTGCAAACGTACCTTCCTGTCCTGAACGTCCCGGAGGACTTCGATGCCTTCTGGCAGCAGACCTTGCAGGAAGCAGAAAAGTTTCCTTTAAATCCCCGTTTTCAGGAGGTGCAAACCCCTCTGAAAACCCTGCAGGCTTTTGATGTGACGTTTGCTGGTTATGGGGGTCAGGACATCAAAGGCTGGCTGATGGTACCGAGAAATGCAGCAGGTCTGCTGCCCTGTGTGGTGGAATTTCTGGGTTATGGCGGAGGGCGCGGAGAACCCACCGACCACCTTTCCTATGCCAGTGCAGGTTACGCCCACCTGATCATGGACACCCGCGGTCAGGGCAGCGGATGGCGCAAAGGAGACACCCCCGATCCTGAAGGATCGGGACCACAGCATCCGGGTTTCACCACCCGTGGGATTTTGCACCCGGAAAGCTATTATTACCTCCGGGTCTTCACCGATGGGGTCAGGGCCGTGCAGGCAGCCCAGGCTTTTTCTGGCATTGATCCAGATTCTGGCATTGATCCAGACCGAATTGCTGTTGCCGGGGAAAGCCAGGGAGGAGGGATTGCTCTGGCGGTCAGTGCCCTGAGCAAGCAAGCGAAACTGCTGCTGTCAGACGTGCCTTTTCTGTGTCACTTCCAGCGGGCCATTTTCATTACAGACAACATTCCATATGTGGAAATTGCCAATTATTTGCGGGTGCACCGGGACAGCATGGATCAGGTTCTGCAAACCCTCTCCTATTTTGATGGGCTGCATTTTGCCTGCAGAAGCACGGTTCCCGCCCTGTTCTCGGTGGCCCTGATGGACCAGACCTGCCCGCCCAGCACGGTTTACGCTGCGCACAACCATCATGCTGGACCAAAAGACATTGTGGTTTATCCCTTCAACCGCCATGAAGGTGGTCAGGGAGAGCAGTTGCTCAGAAGGCTTGAATTTTTAGAAACGCACCTGTAA